In Piliocolobus tephrosceles isolate RC106 chromosome 6, ASM277652v3, whole genome shotgun sequence, the following are encoded in one genomic region:
- the LOC111554796 gene encoding olfactory receptor 5AU1 translates to MVVPSFSTTEHWRSMKGANLSQGIEFELLGLTTDPRLQRLLFVVFLGMYTATLLGNLVVFLLIHVSATLCTPMYSLLKCLSFLDFCYSSTVVPQTLVNFLAKRKVISYFGCMTQMFFYAGFATSECYLIAAMAYDRYAAICKPLLYPTVMSPEVCASLIVGSYSAGFLNSLIHTSCIFSLKFCGAYVVTHFFCDGPPILSLSCVDTSLCEILLFIFAGFNLLSCTLTILISYFLILNTILRMSSAQGRFKAFSTCASHLTAVCLFFGTTLFMYLRPRSTYSLTQDRTVAVIYTVVIPMLNPLIYSLRNKDVKEALIKVWGRKTME, encoded by the coding sequence ATGGTGGTGCCTTCTTTCTCCACCACAGAGCACTGGAGAAGCATGAAAGGGGCAAACCTGAGCCAAGGGATTGAGTTTGAGCTCTTGGGCCTCACCACTGACCCCCGGCTCCAGAGGCTACTCTTCGTGGTGTTCCTGGGCATGTACACCGCCACTCTGCTGGGCAACCTGGTCGTGTTCCTCCTGATCCATGTGAGTGCCACCCTGTGCACACCCATGTACTCCCTCCTGAAGTGCCTCTCCTTCTTGGATTTCTGCTACTCCTCCACAGTTGTGCCCCAGACCCTGGTGAACTTCTTGGCCAAGAGGAAAGTGATCTCCTATTTTGGCTGCATGACTCAGATGTTCTTCTATGCGGGTTTTGCCACTAGTGAGTGCTATCTCATCGCTGCCATGGCCTATGACCGCTATGCCGCTATTTGTAAGCCCCTGCTCTATCCAACCGTCATGTCTCCTGAGGTCTGTGCCTCGCTGATTGTGGGCTCCTACAGTGCAGGATTCCTCAATTCTCTTATCCACACTAGCTGTATCTTTAGTCTGAAATTCTGCGGTGCTTATGTGGTCACTCACTTCTTCTGTGATGGACCACCCATCCTGTCCCTGTCTTGTGTAGACACCTCACTGTGTGAGATCCTGCTCTTCATTTTTGCTGGTTTCAACCTTTTGAGCTGCACCCTCACAATCTTGATCTCCTACTTCTTAATTCTCAACACCATCCTGAGAATGAGCTCAGCCCAGGGCAGGTTTAAGGCATTTTCCACCTGTGCATCCCACCTCACTGCTGTCTGCCTCTTCTTTGGCACAACACTTTTTATGTACCTGCGCCCCAGGTCCACCTACTCCCTGACCCAGGACCGCACGGTTGCTGTGATCTACACAGTGGTTATCCCAATGCTGAACCCCCTCATCTACTCTTTGAGAAACAAGGACGTGAAGGAAGCTTTAATAAAGGTTTGGGGTAGGAAAACA